The Ancylobacter sp. SL191 nucleotide sequence GCATAGGGCAGCGTCTCGACCGGCTGGTCGAGGTCGATGGTGAGATCGGGGAACCAGCGCGCCAGCAGAGCACGAGCCTGATCGCGCAGCGCGCCGCGCCGGACGATGCCGCCCGGATAGCGCGGCTCGCTGCCGAGCAGGATGTTCTCAGCGCCGGTGAGACTCGGCACGAGGCTGCCCTCCTGCGAGACATGGGCGATGCCGCGCGCCAGCGCCTCGCCCGGCGAGGTAAGGCGGACCTCCGCGCCGTCGAGCGTCATCCGGCCCTCGCTGGGCAGGCGGCTGCCACCGAGGATGGAGACCAGCGTGGTCTTGCCCGCGCCGTTCTCGCCGATCAGGCCATGGACCTCATCCGTGCGAAAGGCCACGCTGACGCGATCGAGCGCGCGCGTGCCGGGATAGTCCATGATGATGTCGGTGAGTTCGATGGCCATGGCCGCTGCCTCCGCTGGCGAAAAAGAACGGCCGGCGCCTGGGGCACGCCGGCCGCCAGACGCTCACTTGGGGAGGAAGTCCTTGCAGTTGGCCTTGGTGACGAGGGGAGCGTCGAGATAGACGACCTTGGAGGGAATGACGTCGGCGGCCGGCTTCTTCTCGACCACGATGTCCTCGATCCACTCGCCGGTCTGCGCGCCCATCTTCTCGAAGGGCTGGCTGATGGTGGCGATCATCTGGCTGCCGGGCTTGCAGACCTCGGCGATCGCCTGCGGGTGGCCGTCAATACCGATGACCTTGGCGTGGGTGTTGCCACCGGCCTTCAGCGCGTTCAGTGCCGCCTGCGCCGGCTCGTCCCACGGCGCCCACACGCCGTCGATCTGGTCGCCGAAGCGGGTCACATAGTCCTGCATCGAGCGGGTCGTGTCCTCGAAGAAGGCCGTGTAGTCGATGTTGTGCTCGGCCAGCACCTTCACGTCCGGGTATTCCTTCAGCACGGTGGCCATCGTCTCGCCGCGCTTGCGGGTGCCGTGGTGCTCGGCCATGCGCAGGAAGATGATCTTCGGGTTCTTGCCGAGCTCGTTGAGGAAGAAGGGTGAGACGGTGGCGCTCATCGCCCAGTTGTTGGTGGTGACATCGACCAGCGTGCCGTCCACCGAGCCGCTGTCGACGGTGAAGATCGGGATCTTCTGCGCGACGGCTTCCTTGATCGCGGCCGAGGAGGCCCGTAGATCGGCCATGGAGATGATGATGGCGCCGACGCCGCGCGAGGCGGCATCCTGGATGTTGGCGGCGGTCTTCTCGCCCGAGCCGCCGCTGTCGAGATAGGCGACCTTCCAGTCGGACTTGCCGGTTTCCTTCAGCCAGGCCTGGAAGCCGGCCTTCACGCGCTGCTCGGACTGGGCGGCGGCGTTGGAATGCACCCAGGCGATGTCCAGCGCGAAGGCCGGCACCGCCGCCATCACGGTCGCGGCGGCGACCGCACCGAGGACGCAGTTCTTCATTGCTCGGAATGGCATTTTACAGTCTCTCCCTAACTGCGCCGGCCTGGCGCAGGATGTGTCGACCGCCTCTGTCGGGCGTTGCGGAGAGGCTAGTTCAGGCTCGATACAAACGTCAAGATGAATTACATTTGTCACGAGGCATGATGGACGAGACCGACGATACGCTGATGGTGAAGGCCGCCTGGCTCTACCATGTGGGGGGCCTGAACCAGGCCGAGACCGCCGAACGGCTCGGCCTGACGCGGGCGCGGGTCAACCGCCTGCTGGCCGATGCGCTGGAGGAAGGGGTGGTGTCGATCACCGTCGACCGACAGCTTGCCGGCATGGTGCCGGTAGAGGAGGCCCTGCGCCGGCGCTTCGGGCTCGACTTCTGCCAGGCGACCCCGGCGCTTGATCTCGGCCTCGGCCGCCAGTCGGCCCCGGACGCCGGCGACCGGGCGGGACTTTCGCCGGCGCAGAAGGTGGCGTTTCGCGCGGTCGGCCTACTCGGCGCCAATCACCTGCGGGCGCATCTCGCCCGCGACGAGCCGGCGACCGTCGGGCTCGGCTGGGGCCGCACGCTCGAGCAGATGACGCTGCACATGGCCGGTGTCAGCGCGCCGAATGCGCGGTTCATCTCGCTGATGGGCTCGCTGACCGCCAATTCCGCCTTCAACCCGTTCGAGCTGGTCCATACCCTCGCGAAGCGGACCGGCGGCGAGGGCTATTTCCTGCCCGTGCCGTTCATCGCCGACACGGTGGAGGACAAGCAGGTGCTGCTCTCCCAGCGCCAAGTGGCGAAGGCGCTCGCCATCGCCGGCACAGCGACGCTGTGCATGATCAGCGTCGGCGAGCTGGAGGAAGGCGCGCTGCTGCGCCGGCAGGGCATGCTCACCGTGGCCGACCTCGAGAGCTTGCATAAGGCCGGCGCGGTGGGCGACACCAACGGCATCTTCTTCGATGCGCTGGGCCGCCCGGTCGATCACCCGCTGAATGAGCGTACCCTCGCCGTGCCGTTCGACGTGCTGCGCGGCCTCAATGTCGTGCTGATGGTGGCCAGCCCGGAGAAGACCCGCGCCGCCGCCGCGCTGCTCGCCAGCGGCATCGTCAACGGCCTCATCATCGACGGCGACGCCGCCCTTCGCCTTGTCGAGCAGGGCTGAGCCCGACGGGAGCGCAGGCCGCGCCGGTGGCTCGGTCGCTCAACCATGGTTCGACGTGGCGCTCGGCCCTCCACCGAGAGCGCGGCGCTGAGGTCCGCATCGGCCTTGTTGACGCCCTGGCCGATGGGGGTGTCGCCGACCACGACCACAGTACCGACTTGGCGCGCGGCGCCGACGACAACCAACGCCTCGACCTTCAGCCTGGCGCATGCCCTGATCGAGGGGCTGATCCAGTGCCTCAGCCCTGAGGCCCGGCGGGGCGCTACATCCGCAGGGAACGGAGGTGCGCCAGAATCACCATCTCCAACGCCCTTGGGAACGAACTGCTAGGAATCAGGTTCGATTCGGTCGGTGACCAGAGCGTCGGGCCACGCGATCTGATGGTGACGACCTCATCCACCGCATAGACACATGTGACTTAGCCACACTGCGTCATTGGCGCCGTCAATGAAATTGTCCGAAACAATCTCTCACATCCGCCCCCCGTAGCTCTGTGCCACGCCCCCCTCAGAACCGCACGCTCAACCGCGCGTTGACGCCGTTCTCGCTGACGCCGTCGCCATACTGGCCGGTATAGGCGATGCCGAGCGTCGCGGTCGGGCTGATCAGCATGTCCAGACCCGCCTCGATCACCGCCGCGTCTTCCGCGATCGGCGCGCCGGTGACGGTGAAGGCGTCGGAACCGGCAAAAGCCTGCGTCACCGTCGGGTCGATGTCGCCGAAAGCATGGCGCCAGCCCAGCGCGCCGCGCAGCGTCGCCGCCGTCGAGCCGAAGGCGATCTCCTTGGCGAGGCGCAGACCCAGCGTGGTGAAGGTCGTGTCCATGGTCTGCGAGTCGCCCGTCAAGGCCGCCGCGCCGCCCTCTTCCGTGTAGCCGTCCTGATGCAGGCTGACATAAGAGAGGTTGGCGAAGGGCTCGAAGGCGATGCCGGCGGCGTCGATGCGGTAGCCGAGTTCGCCGAAGGCCTGCACCGTGCCGGCGTCGTAATCCGCAGACAGGCTGTCGGAATAGCCGGTGAAGGCGACCGAGCGGTTGGTCGAGATGTCCTGCCACGTATAGGCAAGGCCGGTGCGCAGCGCGAGCGGACCCCAGGCGTTGCCGCCATAGACGCCGATGTGCCAGTTGTCGCTCGAGCCGGACGAGTTGCGGCCCGAGATCGAGAAGTCGGTGTAGCTGTAGCCACCGGCGACGCCGAGCCGCCAGCCGTCACCGACCAGCGTGTCGGCGCCGATCAGGAAGCCGCCGGTGGAATCGGAGACGCCGGCAGCGTTGGAATTGCCGTTCATGTCGCCCCAATTGCCGAAGGCGGTCGACCACAAGGCGAAGCGCTCCACCGGCGCCAGAGCGGGCGCCGCCTTGACCGGCATGGCGAGATCGGCGGCCACCTTCACGGGCGAGGGCGCCGCATAGGCCAGCGCGCCCGAGGACGTCTCGACCACATTGACCACCGTGCCGGCGGAGGCCCCGACGCCGCCCTGCGCCGCCCGCAGGCGGTCATTCAGCGCGCCGCGAATGAGCGAGGACTGTTCCATAAACAGGCTCTGGGTCGAGGCATGCACCTCGCCGGAGAGCTGGTCGAACGCGTTCGGCGCTTGCGCCGCCGTGAGCTGGAGCACCGCGTCATAGACCGCGTTGCCGAGGCCGAGCGATTCCGTGGCGTTGGCGGTCGCCGTCTCGTTCGGCGTCTGCGCCAGGGAGGCGAAACGCACATCGTTGCGCGCCAGCGTCAGATAGACATTGCTGGCGTCATAGCTGAGCGAGGGCGTGAGATACGCATAGTTGGTCGTGACCGTATCGAAGGAGCCGGTCACCCCGCCCTGCGCGGTGAGAATGGTGTAGGTGGCGAGCGGGTTGGCATAGCCGGCCTGCGCCAGC carries:
- a CDS encoding sugar-binding transcriptional regulator, which produces MDETDDTLMVKAAWLYHVGGLNQAETAERLGLTRARVNRLLADALEEGVVSITVDRQLAGMVPVEEALRRRFGLDFCQATPALDLGLGRQSAPDAGDRAGLSPAQKVAFRAVGLLGANHLRAHLARDEPATVGLGWGRTLEQMTLHMAGVSAPNARFISLMGSLTANSAFNPFELVHTLAKRTGGEGYFLPVPFIADTVEDKQVLLSQRQVAKALAIAGTATLCMISVGELEEGALLRRQGMLTVADLESLHKAGAVGDTNGIFFDALGRPVDHPLNERTLAVPFDVLRGLNVVLMVASPEKTRAAAALLASGIVNGLIIDGDAALRLVEQG
- a CDS encoding sugar ABC transporter substrate-binding protein yields the protein MPFRAMKNCVLGAVAAATVMAAVPAFALDIAWVHSNAAAQSEQRVKAGFQAWLKETGKSDWKVAYLDSGGSGEKTAANIQDAASRGVGAIIISMADLRASSAAIKEAVAQKIPIFTVDSGSVDGTLVDVTTNNWAMSATVSPFFLNELGKNPKIIFLRMAEHHGTRKRGETMATVLKEYPDVKVLAEHNIDYTAFFEDTTRSMQDYVTRFGDQIDGVWAPWDEPAQAALNALKAGGNTHAKVIGIDGHPQAIAEVCKPGSQMIATISQPFEKMGAQTGEWIEDIVVEKKPAADVIPSKVVYLDAPLVTKANCKDFLPK